A single window of Chitinophaga sp. XS-30 DNA harbors:
- a CDS encoding LytTR family DNA-binding domain-containing protein yields MSEIKAIIVDDEQHCIDALKAMLQKKCPEVTVLAGVNSVSDARQIIDELQPDLVFLDVEMPHQNGFELLKQYDKVVFDVIFTTAYEQYALKAIKFNALDYLLKPFSVQDLQEALRKYHERRLNKQDAGITPIEAFLQNMKTMQQTNKKIALPTINGLVFMPVQNIVRCESTGNYTKIFFTDRKQLLVSKPLKEFEELLTDVDFFRIHNSHLINLQQMESYIQGEGGFALMSDGTQVEVSRRRKADFLKKAMQF; encoded by the coding sequence ATGAGCGAGATCAAAGCAATTATCGTGGATGATGAACAGCATTGCATTGATGCATTAAAGGCCATGTTGCAGAAAAAATGTCCGGAAGTAACCGTGCTGGCCGGCGTGAACAGTGTATCCGACGCCAGGCAGATCATTGACGAACTGCAGCCGGACCTGGTGTTCCTTGACGTGGAAATGCCTCATCAGAACGGGTTTGAACTATTGAAGCAATATGATAAAGTGGTATTTGACGTCATCTTTACCACCGCTTACGAACAATATGCGCTCAAAGCGATCAAGTTCAATGCGCTGGATTACCTGCTCAAACCCTTTAGTGTGCAGGACCTCCAGGAAGCCCTGCGCAAGTATCATGAGCGGCGTCTGAACAAACAGGATGCCGGTATCACCCCTATCGAAGCTTTTTTACAGAACATGAAAACGATGCAGCAGACGAACAAAAAGATCGCGCTGCCTACCATCAACGGACTGGTTTTCATGCCGGTACAGAATATTGTGCGTTGTGAATCCACCGGTAATTACACGAAGATATTTTTTACCGACCGGAAGCAATTGCTGGTGTCCAAGCCGCTGAAGGAATTTGAGGAGTTGCTGACGGATGTGGACTTTTTCAGGATCCACAACTCCCATCTGATCAATCTGCAACAGATGGAATCCTACATCCAGGGGGAAGGCGGGTTTGCGCTGATGAGCGATGGCACGCAGGTAGAAGTGTCCCGCAGACGCAAGGCGGACTTCCTCAAAAAGGCCATGCAATTTTGA
- a CDS encoding 4-hydroxy-3-methylbut-2-enyl diphosphate reductase, with the protein MKTFNVPVIYRSPLISAIKQYRKQQDRMKKDFTPTLLDFGPIRIQLARHFGFCYGVENAIEIAFRTVEENEGKRIFLLSEMIHNPQVNNDLLSRGVQFLMDTSGKQLIPWESLHADDIVIIPAFGTTLEIEAKLEALGITPLQYNTTCPFVERVWNKAEQIAGKDYTVIVHGKPKHEETRATFSHSRQHTPTVVVKDMAETHRLAAYILGTVPAEQFYEEFKGQYSEGFDVTRHLQRVGVVNQTTMLASETQAIADYIRQAIQQRYQLADDQVSERFADTRDTLCYATNDNQTAVTGMLDAPADLAIVVGGYNSSNTSHLVELCEEKLPTYFISSEEKLLSASELLHWDFHHHQELHSRQFLPEKPENGPVTVLLTSGASCPDAIVESVIRKLLSFYGLEHKAEEAIANFS; encoded by the coding sequence ATGAAGACATTTAACGTTCCCGTCATATACCGCAGCCCCCTGATCTCCGCTATCAAGCAATACCGGAAGCAACAGGACCGCATGAAAAAGGATTTCACGCCTACCCTGCTGGATTTCGGGCCCATCCGCATACAACTGGCGCGGCACTTCGGTTTCTGCTATGGTGTGGAGAACGCGATCGAGATCGCTTTCAGAACGGTGGAGGAAAATGAAGGGAAACGGATCTTCCTGCTGAGTGAAATGATCCACAACCCCCAGGTCAACAATGACCTGCTTTCCCGTGGCGTGCAGTTCCTCATGGATACTTCCGGCAAGCAGCTGATCCCCTGGGAATCCCTGCATGCGGATGATATCGTGATCATCCCGGCATTCGGCACCACGCTGGAGATCGAAGCAAAGCTGGAAGCGCTGGGCATCACCCCGCTGCAGTACAATACCACCTGCCCGTTTGTGGAAAGGGTCTGGAACAAAGCGGAACAGATCGCCGGAAAAGATTATACCGTGATCGTGCATGGCAAGCCCAAACACGAAGAAACCCGCGCCACCTTCTCGCACAGCCGCCAGCATACTCCTACCGTAGTGGTGAAAGACATGGCGGAAACCCATCGCCTCGCTGCCTATATTCTCGGCACAGTGCCTGCGGAGCAGTTTTATGAAGAATTCAAAGGCCAGTATTCCGAGGGTTTTGACGTTACCCGCCACCTGCAAAGGGTGGGCGTGGTGAACCAGACCACCATGCTGGCATCCGAAACACAGGCCATCGCAGATTATATCCGTCAGGCCATCCAGCAACGCTACCAGCTGGCTGATGACCAGGTATCAGAACGTTTCGCGGACACCCGGGATACGCTCTGCTACGCCACCAATGACAATCAGACGGCAGTGACCGGCATGCTGGATGCTCCGGCAGACCTGGCGATCGTGGTGGGCGGCTATAACAGCTCCAATACCTCGCACCTCGTAGAGCTTTGCGAAGAAAAACTGCCCACCTATTTCATCTCCTCCGAAGAAAAACTGCTGTCCGCCAGCGAGTTGCTGCATTGGGACTTCCATCACCACCAGGAGCTGCACAGCCGGCAATTCCTCCCGGAAAAACCGGAAAACGGACCGGTGACCGTCCTGCTTACCAGCGGCGCCTCCTGCCCTGACGCCATCGTGGAATCCGTCATCCGGAAACTCCTTTCCTTCTATGGACTGGAACATAAGGCCGAAGAAGCTATCGCCAACTTTTCGTGA
- a CDS encoding rhomboid family intramembrane serine protease — translation MNGTSFKSDIRYWLKQENSVNHLMFVNITVFVVMGILYLLAFLSKGMFGAVYAFLLYQLELHVQPDLLLRKPWTLLTYMFMHAGIFHIFFNMLNLYWFGNMFRTTLGNQRVLPLYILSGLIGALVYLAAYLVFPPTSYLGGPMVGASAAVMCFLVASATLMPDVEIGLLFLGSIKLKWVAVGVIVIDIILIPQGNVGGILAHLGGAAFGYIYVLTLRSGTDLCAPLIALFRTTAGLFDRSKHPPKKFKPKKSPLRVVRKNENLHASRLDELLDKINEKGYDSLSADEKQWLRKYSDEK, via the coding sequence ATGAACGGAACTTCTTTCAAATCTGATATCCGGTACTGGCTGAAACAGGAGAACAGTGTAAACCACCTGATGTTCGTCAATATTACCGTTTTTGTGGTGATGGGAATCCTTTACCTGCTGGCATTTCTCAGCAAAGGCATGTTCGGGGCCGTGTATGCTTTCCTGCTGTACCAGCTGGAGCTGCATGTGCAGCCGGATCTGCTCCTCCGCAAACCCTGGACCCTGCTGACGTATATGTTCATGCACGCGGGGATATTCCATATTTTCTTCAATATGCTCAACCTGTACTGGTTCGGCAATATGTTCAGAACTACCCTGGGGAACCAGCGGGTGCTGCCCCTTTACATCCTCAGCGGCCTCATCGGTGCGCTTGTTTATCTCGCCGCCTATCTCGTATTCCCGCCGACATCTTACCTCGGAGGCCCGATGGTAGGCGCATCGGCAGCCGTGATGTGCTTTCTGGTGGCCAGCGCCACGCTGATGCCGGATGTGGAGATCGGGCTGCTGTTCCTCGGCTCCATCAAACTGAAATGGGTAGCTGTAGGCGTGATCGTGATCGATATCATCCTCATCCCGCAGGGAAATGTAGGCGGTATCCTGGCCCACCTCGGCGGCGCCGCTTTCGGGTATATCTACGTGCTCACCCTCCGGAGCGGTACCGATCTCTGCGCTCCGCTGATCGCCCTCTTCAGGACAACAGCCGGCCTGTTCGACCGCAGCAAACACCCCCCGAAAAAATTCAAACCGAAGAAATCACCCCTCCGCGTGGTGCGCAAAAATGAAAATCTTCATGCCTCCCGGCTGGATGAGTTGCTGGACAAGATCAATGAAAAGGGGTACGACAGCCTGTCCGCGGATGAAAAGCAATGGCTGCGCAAGTACAGCGATGAAAAATAG
- the rpsA gene encoding 30S ribosomal protein S1, with translation MTENNITNEQNAEQQAPVAETATVETATTNAPVATAHDDFDWSVDKRNVSSYSKEEKEKYDLTYDSTFKAIEENGLLTGIVVGLTNTDVVLNIGFKSDGLISLNEFRDLQGLKVGDEVEVLVVEKEDRDGNLHLSRKQARAQRAWERIVEVYKTGEVVTGTVTSKTKGGLIVDVHGMETFLPGSQIDVKPVTDYDQFVGKTMEFKVVKVNEAIRNAVVSHKALIESDIEQQRVDIISKLEKGQVLEGTIKNITDFGAFIDLGGLDGLLYITDISWGRISHPSEVLQMDQKINVVVLDFDDEKKRISLGYKQLTPHPWDTLPATITEGAKVKGKVVNIEDYGAFLEILPGVEGLVHVSEISWASTPINAKEFFKLGEEYEAVVVTLSKDERKMSLSIKQLTEDPWSTIETKFPLDSRHKGIVKNITPYGVFVELETGIGGMIHISDLSWIKRFNHPSEYTKVGNEIEVVILGIDKDNRKLSLGHKQIEEDPWNTFETIFPIGSIHEGTVVKKDEKGATVQLQYGLEAYAPARHLRTEDEKPIAVEDVKEFQIIEFDRNEKRILVSHTKVWEQVKAEEKDAVIKEKRADAEKTRKTVKNIQSKVEKATLGDLGALAELREKLKQSEGGEEKKGE, from the coding sequence TTGACAGAAAACAACATTACTAACGAACAAAACGCTGAACAACAGGCACCGGTAGCGGAAACTGCTACGGTCGAGACAGCGACAACAAATGCGCCTGTTGCCACCGCTCACGATGATTTCGACTGGAGCGTGGACAAACGTAACGTATCTTCTTATTCCAAAGAAGAGAAAGAAAAGTATGACCTGACTTACGACAGCACCTTCAAGGCTATCGAGGAGAATGGTCTGCTGACCGGTATTGTAGTTGGTCTGACCAACACAGACGTGGTACTGAACATCGGCTTCAAATCCGATGGCCTGATCTCCCTGAATGAGTTCCGCGATCTGCAGGGCCTGAAAGTGGGTGATGAGGTGGAAGTGCTGGTAGTAGAAAAGGAGGACCGCGACGGCAACCTTCACCTGAGCCGCAAGCAAGCACGTGCACAACGTGCCTGGGAGCGTATCGTTGAAGTGTACAAGACCGGCGAAGTGGTTACCGGTACGGTTACCAGCAAAACCAAAGGCGGCCTGATCGTGGATGTACATGGTATGGAAACCTTCCTGCCCGGTTCACAGATCGACGTTAAACCTGTTACCGATTACGATCAGTTTGTAGGTAAAACGATGGAATTCAAGGTGGTGAAAGTAAATGAAGCCATCCGCAACGCCGTAGTATCCCACAAGGCGCTGATCGAAAGCGATATCGAACAACAACGTGTGGATATCATCTCCAAACTGGAAAAAGGCCAGGTATTGGAAGGTACCATCAAGAACATTACAGACTTCGGTGCGTTCATCGATCTGGGTGGTCTCGACGGTCTGCTGTATATCACCGACATCAGCTGGGGCCGTATCTCTCACCCGAGCGAAGTGCTCCAGATGGATCAGAAGATCAATGTGGTGGTGCTGGACTTCGACGACGAGAAGAAACGTATCAGCCTTGGTTACAAGCAACTGACCCCGCATCCGTGGGATACCCTGCCTGCAACCATCACCGAAGGTGCAAAAGTGAAAGGCAAAGTAGTGAATATCGAAGATTACGGCGCATTCCTGGAAATCCTCCCCGGTGTGGAAGGCCTGGTGCACGTATCCGAGATCTCATGGGCTTCCACTCCGATCAACGCCAAGGAGTTCTTCAAACTGGGCGAAGAATACGAAGCAGTGGTTGTTACCCTGAGCAAAGACGAGCGTAAAATGAGCCTGTCTATCAAACAACTCACCGAAGACCCCTGGTCTACTATCGAAACCAAATTCCCGCTGGACAGCCGGCACAAAGGTATCGTGAAGAACATCACTCCTTATGGCGTATTCGTTGAGCTGGAAACCGGTATCGGCGGTATGATCCACATCTCCGACCTGAGCTGGATCAAACGTTTCAATCACCCGAGCGAGTACACGAAAGTGGGCAACGAGATTGAAGTAGTGATCCTGGGTATTGATAAAGACAACCGCAAACTGAGCCTCGGCCACAAACAAATCGAAGAAGATCCCTGGAACACTTTTGAAACGATCTTCCCCATCGGTTCCATCCATGAAGGTACCGTTGTGAAGAAAGATGAAAAAGGTGCTACCGTGCAGCTGCAATACGGCCTGGAAGCTTACGCTCCCGCCCGTCACCTGCGCACCGAGGATGAAAAACCGATCGCTGTTGAAGATGTGAAAGAATTCCAGATCATTGAATTCGACCGCAACGAAAAACGCATCCTGGTTTCTCACACCAAGGTTTGGGAACAAGTGAAAGCAGAAGAAAAAGATGCTGTCATTAAAGAGAAACGCGCTGATGCTGAAAAGACCCGCAAGACTGTGAAGAACATCCAGTCCAAGGTAGAGAAAGCAACCCTGGGCGACCTGGGCGCGCTGGCCGAACTGAGAGAAAAACTGAAACAATCCGAAGGCGGTGAAGAAAAGAAAGGTGAATAA
- the hxpB gene encoding hexitol phosphatase HxpB — translation MINTVIFDMDGLLIDSEPLWGIAMQEVFSSVGVELSSELTHLTTGLRTKEVVSYWHNYFKWNSKTPEQVTAEIIENVTGKILREGQPMEGLQYILDFFRQRNFKMGLASSSPMQLIQSALNHLGIRESFDAVISAEFEPYGKPHPAVYLACARELDSDPLSCLAFEDSVTGMTAAKAARMKVVVVPEAHKRNDKRFGLADMQLGSLLEFNDMLLEKL, via the coding sequence ATGATCAATACGGTGATTTTTGATATGGACGGGCTGCTGATCGATTCGGAGCCGCTCTGGGGTATCGCCATGCAGGAAGTTTTCTCCTCCGTTGGCGTGGAACTGAGCTCCGAACTGACGCACCTCACCACCGGTCTCCGCACCAAAGAAGTGGTCAGCTACTGGCACAACTATTTTAAATGGAACAGCAAAACGCCGGAGCAGGTCACCGCCGAGATCATCGAAAACGTCACCGGCAAGATCCTCCGGGAAGGGCAGCCAATGGAAGGCCTGCAGTATATCCTGGATTTCTTCCGGCAGCGGAACTTCAAAATGGGCCTCGCCTCCTCCTCTCCCATGCAGCTTATCCAGTCGGCATTGAACCACCTGGGTATCCGCGAATCCTTTGATGCGGTTATTTCCGCGGAGTTCGAACCCTATGGGAAGCCCCATCCGGCCGTGTACCTGGCCTGCGCACGGGAGCTGGACAGCGACCCGCTTTCCTGCCTCGCATTCGAAGACTCTGTAACGGGCATGACGGCCGCCAAGGCTGCGCGCATGAAAGTGGTGGTGGTACCGGAAGCGCACAAGCGGAATGACAAGCGCTTCGGGCTGGCGGATATGCAGTTAGGCTCCCTGCTGGAGTTTAACGATATGCTGCTGGAAAAGCTGTAA
- a CDS encoding HEPN domain-containing protein: MQSFRTELENPIVERDIIELEQKIRLFREGKMPEEKFRSLRLARGVYGQRQQGVQMVRIKLPYGKMTLQQWIRISDISDEYSTGNLHLTTRQDIQIHFVSLDRTPELWAKLEQDDITLREACGNTVRNITGSDAAGIDPNEPFDVTPYADAAFRYFLRNPICQDMGRKFKMSFSSSEKDTAFAFMHDIGVIPKVRVVEGKEIRGFKVMVGGGLGAQPYLAKTAFEFLEEDQLIPYIESVLRVFDRHGERSSRHKARMKFLIQKIGMEEFTRLVQEEYKAIKSKIVPVDHASWQEAAAPAADAQLPAYEVKDQQQYEAWKKTNTFEQKQKGFYAAYVRVPLGNISSVTSRSLVEKLRLVIADDVRITVNQGLLLKYIRPEYLPYVYSVLAEAKLHAPGFDSIADITACPGTDTCNLGISSSTGIAAALENVIHDEFPDLIYNNDIKIKISGCMNSCGQHGMANIGFHGSSLKSAGKVLPALQVLLGGGVLGDGAGRVADKVLKVPSRRGPDVLRTLLHNYESNALPNELFNDYYDRQGEKYFYDLLKPLADLSAVKDGDFIDWGQAETFSTAIGVGECASVIIDLIATLLFEAEEKLEWAAQSFANNAWADGIYHTYACMIQTAKSILLDENVNCNTQHGIINDFDKHFVATGRFQMESFRDLVLQINQHEPTESFAKQYFQQAKAFYDRAQQYRLEKQAAGVNA; this comes from the coding sequence ATGCAAAGCTTCAGAACCGAACTGGAAAATCCGATAGTAGAAAGGGACATCATTGAACTGGAACAAAAGATCAGGCTGTTTCGCGAAGGCAAAATGCCGGAAGAGAAATTCCGCAGCCTCCGGCTGGCGCGTGGTGTTTACGGGCAACGCCAGCAGGGTGTTCAGATGGTGCGTATCAAACTGCCTTACGGCAAAATGACGCTGCAGCAGTGGATCCGCATCTCCGATATCTCGGATGAGTATTCTACGGGGAACCTGCACCTGACCACCCGTCAGGATATCCAGATCCACTTCGTGTCGCTGGACAGAACGCCCGAACTCTGGGCGAAGCTGGAACAGGACGATATCACCCTTCGGGAAGCCTGCGGGAATACCGTCCGTAATATCACCGGATCTGACGCTGCGGGCATCGACCCGAATGAGCCCTTCGACGTAACACCATACGCGGACGCGGCCTTCCGGTATTTCCTGCGTAACCCCATCTGCCAGGATATGGGCCGCAAATTCAAAATGTCCTTTTCCTCCAGTGAAAAAGACACGGCGTTTGCCTTCATGCACGATATTGGCGTGATACCTAAAGTGCGGGTGGTGGAAGGAAAGGAGATCAGGGGCTTCAAGGTAATGGTGGGCGGCGGTCTCGGAGCGCAGCCCTATCTGGCGAAAACGGCATTCGAGTTCCTGGAGGAAGATCAGCTGATCCCCTACATTGAAAGTGTGCTGCGGGTGTTCGACCGCCACGGCGAACGGTCCAGCCGCCATAAAGCGCGCATGAAGTTCCTGATCCAGAAAATAGGGATGGAAGAATTTACGCGCCTTGTGCAAGAAGAATACAAGGCTATCAAATCCAAAATAGTACCGGTGGACCATGCGTCCTGGCAGGAGGCGGCCGCACCGGCTGCGGATGCGCAGCTGCCGGCATATGAGGTGAAAGATCAGCAGCAATACGAAGCCTGGAAGAAAACGAACACTTTTGAACAGAAGCAGAAAGGCTTTTACGCGGCATATGTTCGCGTACCGCTGGGTAACATCAGCTCCGTTACTTCCCGCTCCCTGGTGGAAAAACTGCGGTTGGTGATTGCGGATGACGTGCGCATTACGGTGAACCAGGGCCTGCTGTTGAAATATATCCGCCCGGAGTATCTGCCGTACGTTTACAGCGTACTGGCGGAGGCCAAACTGCATGCACCGGGTTTTGACAGCATTGCGGACATCACGGCCTGCCCGGGTACGGATACCTGCAACCTGGGTATCTCCAGCAGCACCGGTATTGCCGCTGCCCTGGAAAATGTGATACATGATGAATTTCCGGACCTGATCTACAACAATGATATCAAGATCAAGATCAGCGGCTGTATGAACTCCTGCGGCCAGCACGGTATGGCCAATATCGGCTTCCATGGTTCTTCCCTGAAGAGCGCGGGTAAAGTATTGCCGGCCCTGCAGGTATTGCTGGGCGGTGGTGTGCTGGGCGATGGCGCGGGCCGTGTGGCGGACAAGGTGCTGAAAGTGCCGAGCCGCCGGGGACCTGATGTGCTGCGCACCCTGCTGCATAACTATGAAAGCAATGCCCTGCCGAACGAATTGTTCAACGACTATTATGACCGCCAGGGGGAAAAATATTTCTACGATCTGCTGAAACCGCTGGCTGACCTGAGCGCGGTGAAGGATGGTGATTTTATCGACTGGGGCCAGGCGGAGACCTTCAGCACCGCGATCGGTGTGGGAGAGTGCGCCAGTGTGATCATCGATCTGATCGCCACCCTGCTGTTCGAAGCGGAAGAAAAGCTGGAATGGGCGGCGCAATCCTTTGCCAATAACGCATGGGCCGACGGCATCTACCATACTTACGCCTGTATGATCCAGACCGCCAAATCCATCCTGCTGGATGAAAACGTGAACTGCAACACGCAGCATGGTATCATCAATGATTTCGACAAGCACTTTGTGGCAACGGGCCGTTTCCAGATGGAGAGTTTCCGTGACCTGGTGCTGCAGATCAATCAGCACGAACCGACAGAAAGTTTTGCCAAGCAATATTTCCAGCAGGCAAAAGCATTTTACGACAGGGCACAGCAGTACCGCCTGGAGAAACAGGCTGCTGGTGTGAATGCCTGA
- the cobA gene encoding uroporphyrinogen-III C-methyltransferase → MQVIQPKVTLVGAGPGDPELITVKGLKAIQNARVILYDALSNNELLDHAPQNCLRRFVGKRAGMHVYTQAEINRMIVTYALTYGSVVRLKGGDSFVFGRGQEEVAAAAQYGIETEVIPGISSAISVPGVNNIPVTARNVSEGFWVITGTTQDGKLSRDLEFAIQADTTVVILMGMSKLDEIAAIYSRHGRGQVPAAIIQNGTLPTQKIGVGVAEDLGNIAREQGLRNPAIIVIGEVVRFHEAFQDLQSRLAENYRLAV, encoded by the coding sequence ATGCAAGTAATCCAACCGAAAGTGACGCTGGTAGGCGCGGGTCCAGGTGACCCGGAGCTGATCACTGTAAAAGGCCTGAAGGCGATCCAGAACGCCCGGGTGATCCTGTACGATGCTTTATCGAACAACGAATTGCTGGACCATGCGCCGCAGAACTGCCTCCGGCGTTTTGTAGGCAAGCGTGCCGGTATGCATGTGTACACCCAGGCGGAGATCAACCGCATGATCGTGACGTATGCGCTGACCTATGGCAGCGTGGTGCGCCTCAAGGGTGGTGATTCCTTTGTGTTCGGCCGCGGACAGGAGGAAGTAGCTGCCGCAGCGCAATATGGTATTGAAACCGAAGTGATCCCGGGCATCAGCAGCGCTATTTCTGTGCCGGGGGTGAACAATATTCCGGTAACGGCGCGGAACGTGAGCGAGGGTTTTTGGGTGATCACGGGCACTACGCAGGACGGAAAGCTGTCCCGCGACCTGGAATTTGCCATACAGGCGGATACCACCGTGGTGATCCTGATGGGGATGAGCAAACTGGACGAGATCGCCGCGATCTACTCCCGTCACGGGCGCGGTCAGGTTCCGGCTGCCATTATTCAGAACGGTACGCTGCCAACGCAGAAGATCGGAGTGGGGGTAGCGGAAGACCTGGGCAATATTGCCCGGGAACAGGGGTTGCGCAACCCGGCCATCATCGTGATCGGTGAAGTGGTGCGCTTCCACGAGGCTTTCCAGGACCTGCAGAGCAGGCTGGCGGAGAACTACCGGCTTGCAGTATAA
- a CDS encoding bifunctional precorrin-2 dehydrogenase/sirohydrochlorin ferrochelatase yields the protein MEQNHLFPVFFKLEQLQMLVVGGGNVGHEKVNAILQNCPAARVTVVATWFAPELEALAAGFPNVTLVQKAFSCGDIFGKDLVIAATADKELNACIWEKAKAGKVLINVADTPALCDFYLGSVVQKGSLKIAISTNGKSPTIAKRLREVLQDAIPETLEAVLNNLGAIRERLKGDFADKVKKLNELTSVLVGKGS from the coding sequence ATGGAACAGAATCATTTATTTCCTGTGTTTTTCAAGCTCGAGCAGCTGCAGATGCTGGTCGTCGGAGGGGGGAATGTAGGGCATGAGAAGGTGAACGCCATCCTGCAGAACTGTCCCGCTGCGCGGGTAACCGTGGTGGCTACCTGGTTTGCGCCGGAACTGGAAGCGCTGGCGGCGGGGTTTCCGAATGTAACGCTGGTGCAGAAGGCCTTTTCCTGCGGGGATATCTTCGGGAAAGACCTGGTCATCGCCGCTACGGCGGACAAGGAACTGAATGCGTGCATCTGGGAAAAGGCGAAAGCGGGCAAGGTATTGATCAATGTGGCGGACACGCCGGCCTTGTGCGATTTTTACCTCGGCTCTGTCGTGCAAAAGGGCAGTCTCAAGATAGCGATCTCCACCAATGGCAAATCGCCCACTATTGCCAAGCGTTTGAGGGAGGTGCTGCAGGATGCGATCCCCGAAACCCTGGAAGCCGTTCTGAACAACCTGGGCGCCATCCGGGAAAGGTTGAAAGGCGACTTTGCGGATAAGGTGAAAAAGCTGAATGAGCTGACGAGTGTGCTGGTGGGAAAGGGGAGCTGA
- a CDS encoding acyl-CoA thioesterase, translating to MTLSPKTAHESLINMTELVLPNDTNTFGNLMGGRLMYWMDIAAALACMKHCAAPVVTASVDNISFETPIRLGNVVHIEAKVTRAFTTSIEVHMRVWGEDPVLQYRYKSNEAFMTFVALDPNGKARPVPAIIAESEEEKKLFDGALRRRQLRLILSGKMKPADAGELKALFAGEIDG from the coding sequence ATGACCTTATCGCCCAAAACGGCCCATGAATCCCTCATCAATATGACGGAACTGGTGCTCCCGAACGACACCAATACTTTTGGCAACCTGATGGGGGGAAGATTAATGTACTGGATGGATATTGCCGCTGCGCTCGCCTGCATGAAACACTGCGCCGCTCCGGTCGTAACCGCGTCTGTCGACAATATTTCCTTTGAGACGCCTATCCGGCTGGGCAATGTGGTACATATCGAGGCCAAGGTCACCCGGGCGTTCACCACTTCTATCGAGGTGCATATGCGGGTATGGGGAGAAGATCCCGTGCTGCAATACCGTTACAAATCCAACGAGGCATTTATGACCTTCGTGGCCCTGGACCCCAATGGCAAGGCCCGCCCCGTTCCGGCAATCATCGCAGAATCAGAAGAAGAAAAGAAATTGTTCGATGGCGCCCTCAGAAGGCGGCAGCTCCGCCTCATCCTGAGCGGCAAAATGAAACCCGCCGACGCCGGCGAGCTGAAAGCCCTCTTTGCCGGGGAGATCGACGGTTGA